ACGGCCGCCACCAGCGCGAAAGGCGCCACCCAAAGGGCGGCGCCTGTCACGGCGTAAACGGCAACGGCCGCCGCCAGGGCGGTCGCGGCCACTATCAAGGCTTCGCGGGAAGCCACCATCAGCAGGCCCTGCAGCCGGCCCCGGCGCGCACTGCCCGGCCTCAGTTCTTGCTGCGGTCAACCAGCTTGTTGGCGCTGATCCAGGGCATCATCTCCCGCAACCGCGCCCCCACCTCCTCAATGGGGTGTTCGCGCCCGATGCGCCTGAGGGCCTTGAGCTTGGGCGCGCCGGCCTGGTTTTCCAAAATGAACTCGCGGGCGAACTCGCCGCTTTGGATTTCCGCGAGTATTTTTTTCATCTCCGCCTTGGTCTGTTCCGTGACGATGCGCGGGCCGCGGGTAACGTCACCGTATTCGGCGGTGTTGGAAATGGAATAGCGCATATTGGCGATGCCGCCTTCGTACATCAGATCGACGATCAGCTTCAGCTCGTGCAGGCATTCGAAATAGGCCATTTCCGCCGGATAGCCCGCTTCCACCAGGGTTTCGAAACCGGCCTGCACCAGGGCCGTGGCACCGCCGCAGAGCACGGCCTGCTCGCCGAACAGATCGGTTTCGGTCTCTTCCCGGAAAGTGGTTTCAATGATGCCGGTGCGACCTCCGCCGATGGCGCTGGCGTAGGACAGGGCGATATCCTTGGCCTGGCCGCTGGCGTTTTGGTAGACGGCGATCAAATCCGGAATGCCGCCACCTTTCACAAACTCACTGCGCACGGTGTGGCCGGGGGCCTTGGGCGCGATCATGATCACGTCCAGATCAGGGCGCGGTGCAATCTGCTCAAAGTGGATGTTGAAACCGTGGGCGAAAGCCAGGGCCGCGCCTTGTTTGAGCTGGGGCTCAATCTCGTCCCGGTACAAGCGGGCCTGGTGTTCGTCGGGCACCAGCACCATGAGCACGTCCGCGCCTTTCACCGCATCGGCAACGGACTGCACGGTCAGACCTTCATTGCGCGCCTTCTCGGCGGAAGCAGAACCCGGACGCAGGCCCACCACCACTTTCACGCCGGAATCTTTCAGGTTCAAGGCATGGGCATGACCCTGGGAACCGTATCCCAAAACCGCCACCTGTTTGCCTTGTATCAAGGACAGGTCGGCGTGTTTGTCGTAATAAATCTTCATGTGTGTTTCCTTGAGTTGACGGTAAGAAATAAGCCTGCGCGCTTTACAGATGCAGCGATTTCTCGCCCCGCGCAATGCCGGACACGCCGGAACGCACGGTTTCCAGAATCGAGGTGGGCGGCACCGCCTCCAGGAAGGCGTCCAGTTTGTCGCCGGGGCCGGTGAGTTCCACGGTGTAGGTGCTGGCGGTGACGTCGATGATGTGGCCGCGGAAAATGTCCGCCAGGCGTTTCAGCTCGGCGCGCATGTCGCCCGCCGCCTGCAGCTTGACCAGCATCATCTCGCGCTCTATGTGCGCGCCCCCGGTGAGATCACTGAGCTTGACCACGTCCACCAGCTTGTTGAGCTGCTTGGTGATCTGTTCCACGATATCGTCGGATCCGGTGGTGACCAGGGTCATGCGGGACAGGGAGGGGTCTTCCGTGGGCGCCACGGTCAGGCTCTGGATGTTGTAGCCCCGGGCGGAAAACAGCCCCGCGACCCGGCTCAGCGCACCCGCCTCGTTTTCCAGCAAGATAGAGATAATGTGCCGCATTGCTCTTACACCAGAATCATTTCGTTGAGGCCGGCACCGGCCGGAATCATGGGATACACGTTTTCGGTCTGGTCGGTGATGAAGTCCATGAACACCAACCGCTCTTTGAGCGCCAGCGCTTCTTGCAGGGCTCCTTCCACATCGCCCGGCTGATCAACCCGCATGCCCACATGGCCATAGGCCTCGGCCAGCTTCACGAAATCAGGCAGGGCGTCCATATACGACATAGCGTAGCGCCCCTGATAAAAAAACTCCTGCCATTGCCGCACCATGCCCAGATAGCGGTTGTTGAGATTGATCACCTTCAGGGGCAGGCGGTGCTGCAAACAGGTGGACAGCTCCTGGATGCACATCTGGATGCTGCCCTCGCCCGTGACGCAGCACACCAGCTCATCCGGGTGCGCCAGCTGCACCCCCATGGCCGCCGGCAGGCCGAAACCCATGGTGCCCAGCCCCCCGGAATTGATCCAGCGGCGCGGTTTGTCAAATTTGTAATATTGCGCCGTCCACATCTGGTGCTGGCCCACGTCGGAGGTGACAAAAGCGTTGCCACCGGAAATCTCATAGAGTTTTTCCAGCACGTACTGCGGCTTGATCACCTCGTCGCTGCGCTCATATTTCAGGCAGTTCATACCCCGCCACTGTTCGATCTGCTGCCACCATTCTTCCAGCGCCGCCGCATCAGGCCGGCCGCCGCGCTCGTTGAGGGCGTCCATCATATCGTGCAACACGGTGCTCACCGAACCGACAATGGGCACGTCCACTTTCACGTTTTTGGAAATGGACGACGGATCGATATCCACGTGAATGATTTTGGCGGTGGGACAAAACTTCTCGATATTGCCGGTCACCCGGTCGTCGAAGCGCGCCCCGATGGCCAGCAGCACATCGCAATGGTGCATGGCCATATTGGCTTCGTAGGTACCGTGCATCCCCAGCATGCCGAGAAACTGCCGGTCGGTGGCAGGATAGCCACCCAGGCCCATCAGGGTGTTGGTGATGGGGAAGTTCAGCCGGCGGATCATCCCGGCAAGCGGCGCCGCCGCGTTGTCCAGCACCACCCCCCCGCCGGTGTACACCATGGGGCGCTTGGCGCTGAGCATGAGGTCCACCGCTCGTTTGATCTGGCCGGGATGCCCTTTTACCGTGGGGTTGTAGGAACGGATGGCCACGGTCTCGGGATAGTGGTAAGCCGTCTTGGCTGCGGTCACGTCCTTGGGAATATCCACCAACACCGGACCGGGCCGGCCGGTGGTGGCGATGTAAAACGCCTTTTTGATGGTCAGCGCCAGCTCCGTTACGTCTTTCACCAGGAAATTGTGCTTGACGCAGGGACGGGTGATGCCCACGTTGTCCACTTCCTGAAAGGCATCGTTGCCGATCAGCGGGGTCGGCACCTGGCCGGTCAAGACCACCATGGGAATGGAATCCATGTAAGCGGTAGCGATGCCGGTCACGGCATTGGTGGCGCCGGGACCAGAGGTCACCAGCACCACGCCGGGCCTGCCGGTGGCGCGGGCGTAGCCGTCGGCGGCGTGGGTGGCACCCTGCTCGTGGCGGACCAGTACGTGCTTGACCTCGTCCTGTTTGAAGAACGCATCATAGATGTGCAGCACCGCCCCGCCAGGGTAGCCAAACACGTAGTCGACGCCCTCGTCCCTCAGGCTGCGGACGACGATCTCGGCACCGGTCAGTTCCACGGAAAAACCCCCTTAAAAGAAAAAACCCGCAAAAACGGGTGCTTTACAAACGCTTCGCGAAAACCAAAGGAAAACAGTAATTATATCCCGGGCGGCCGTCAAGAGACAGCGCCGGATGCGCTATACTCTGATGTCCCCCGCTCAAACGGAACAAGAAACGGAACTTTGGCACCATGCCCTATCTGTTGGTCCAGACCAATCAAAAAATCGCCCCGGCGGAGCAGGCGGCTGCGCTGGGCAAATTGTCCAAGATCACGGCGGAGTTGCTGGGAAAATCAGAACGCTATGTGATGGTGGCGCTGCAGCCGGACACACCGCTGCTGTTCGCCGGCGACTCCCGCCCCGTGGCCTACCTGGAACTCAAGAGCATCGGCCTGCCGGTGGAACGCACGGCAGAACTGTCCCAGGGCCTGTGCCAGGCGGTGGAAGACCTGCTGGGGGTGCCGGGCGAGCGCGTTTACATTGAGTTTGCCGATGCCGCCCGCCCCCTGTGGGGATGGAACGGGCGGACCTTCTGACACGCCGCGCCCCCCGCTTCAGGGGCTCAGATACGTGGTGAGAAAGTCCTGCGCCGTCTCCCAGGCAACGGCCGCCGCATTGTCGTCGTAGTGCGGGCTCAACGCATTGGCAAAGCCGCGGTCGGCATCCAGGCCCATGATAGTGAACTCCACCCGGGTTTTGGTCAGCCCGTCACGGAAGGCCGTCACCGCAGACACACTGAGCCGCGGGTCCTGCTCCGCCACCAACAGCAAAACAGGGGTGGCCAGACCCTGCACTTTATTGATATCGGTCTCCACCGCCGTGGGATAGTAAAGCACTGCTGCCGCCACCGCTGCGGAATCCGCCAGGGTGGCGGTCAGGGCCTGTTCCGCGCCCCAGTCCCAGCCCAGCAGCGCCAGCTTGCGCCCGGGGGCCTGCAAGGCCTTGATGGCCGCGGCGATGTCACTTTCCGCCCAGACATGATCGATGGCGTTCATGATGGAAGTGGCGTGCTGCCAGCTCCGGGCCCGGCGGCCGTCGTACAGATCAATGGCCAGGGCGCGGTAACCCTGCGCCGCCAGGCGGTCCGCCCAGGTGATGAGTTCGCGATTGAAGCCCAAGCGGTCGTGCAGCAGCAGCACCCCCACGGCCGCATCCTCCGGACCGGCCGCATAGGCGTCGAAATGAGTCCCGTAGGCCGTGGTCAGCGTGACCCACTCGCCAGCCGTTCCGGCAGCCGCTTCCTGCGCCTGGCCCAGCCCGGCCAGACTCCACAGTACACACACCGCCAACACCGCTCGATGCAACATTGTTCTCCCCCCAAAAGCCTGGTGACGAGAGACCTTACCACGGCCCTTTTTACGGCGCCAGCACCCGCTGCAGGGTCTGCCAGGGCGGGCGCTGCAACACGCCGCGAGTGCCCACCGCGCCGGCCAGCACCACCGCCAGGGCGCCGCCGCCCAGCCCCGCCAGCCACAACAGGGCATCCGCCTGGTAGCTGAATTTGAACACCTGTTCCGCCAGCACCGCCCCGATCAGCGCCGCCGCCGTGGCGGCCAGGCCGCCCGCCAGCGCCCCCACGGCAGCGAATTCCGCCACCATGGCCCCCTGCAGCACCCGCCGCGAGGCGCCCAGGGTGCGCAGCAGTGCCGTCTCCCGCAAGCGCTGGTCCAAGGTGGCCTGGAGGGCGGCGAACAAGACGGTGAGACCGGCCAGCAAGGTAAAACCAAACACATATTCCAGCGCCGTGCTCACCCGCGCGATCACCCGTCGCACCTGTTCGATGATGGCGGCCACATCGATCACCGTCACATTGGGGAAGGCAGCCACCAGACGGCCGAGAAAATCGTAATCTTCGAGGGGCAGGTAAAAACTGGTGATGTACGTGGCGGGAAAGCCGTCCAGGGCCCCGGGTGGTGCCAATACGAAGAAATTGGCCTGCATGCTGTCCCATTCCACCTTGCGCAGGCTGGCGACAGTGGCCGACCAGGGCTCGCCGGCAATCTCGAACGTCATCTCATCGCCCAGGTTCAGGCCCAGGGTCTTGGCCAGGCCCGCTTCCACGGAAACGAGAGGGCGGCCCGTATCGGCCCCGGTCCACCAGCGCCCCGCGGTGATGGTGTTGTCTTCCTTCAGCCCGGCCGCCCAGGACAGATTGAACTCCCGCGCCACCAGACGCCGGGCCTGCTCGCCGGCATAGCTTTCGGGGCTGACGGTAACGCTGTTCAGGGCCACGAAACGACCGCGGATCATGGGATAGAAACGGGGCCGCTCCCGTCCCCGGGCCACGAAGAAATCCCCCAGGGCCGCCACCTGCTGCGGCTGGATGTTCACCAAAAAGCGGTTGTGGGCATCCGGCGGCAGACTCTCCGCCCACGCCGCCATCAGTTCCACGCGCACCACCGCCAGCAGCAACAAGGCCATCAACCCCAGCCCCACGGCCACCACCTGCACCGTGGCGCTGGCGCCGCGGCGGGACATGTTCATCATCCCCAACCGCCAGGCGCCGTGCAGGCGCCGCCCCAGGGCGCGCAGCAAGCTGAGCAGCCCCAAGGCACTGAGCGCCAGCGCCGCCACAGTGGCCACCATACCCACCAGCACTGCCATGCCCAGGGTCATATCCCCCGCCTGCCACACCATGAGGGCAAACAGGACCAGCAAACCCAAAACATAGCTGCCGCGGGTGAGCAGCGGCGGGGCACCCAAATCGCGGCGCAGCACCCTGAGCGGCGATACCCGCCTGAGATGGAGCAGGGGCGGCAGGGCGCTGCCGAACAGGGTCACCAGGCCCACCCCCATTCCCGCCAGCACCGGCCAGGGCGAGGGGGGCGGCAAGGTGGTGGCCGCCAGGGCGCCCAGCACGTCCACCAGGGCCCAATGGGCCAGATAGCCCAGCACCACCCCCAGGCCGCTGGCCAGCAGCCCCAGCCACAAGAGCTGCCAGCCGTAAATGGCCAGGATCTGATCCTGCCCCGCCCCCAGGCAACGCAGCACAGCACAACTGTCCAGCCGCCGCAGGACAAAGCGGTGGGTGGCCACGGCGATGGCCACCCCGGCCAGGATCACGCTGACCAGGGCCGCCAGACCCAAAAACTGGCGGGCCCGGCTGAGGGCGGTGCGCATCTCGGGGCGGGCATCTTCCACTGACTCCAGCCGCTCCCCCGCCTCCAGCTGCGCCCCCACCTCGGCGCGAAAGGCCCGCACCGCCGCCTCCTCCCCCGCCACCAGGAAGCGGTATTGCACCCGGCTGCCGGGAACGACAAGCCCGGTGGCGGCGAGATCCGCCCGGGCAATCATCAGGCGCGGGGCGATGTTGAACAGGGCCCCGCCGCGGTCCGGCTCGTGGCTGAGTACCGCCGCCAGGGTAAAGCGGCTCTGGCCCACTTGCACCACCTCCCCCACCCGCACCCCCAGTTCCCCCACAAGACGGGCGTCGGCCCAGGCCGTGCCCGGCGCCGGCAGTGTGGTGGCAAGATGATCGGGGGCGAAGCGCGCCGGGGCGATGCGCAGCTCACCGCGCAGCGGATAGCCGGGGCTCACCGCCTTGATGTCCGCCAGCAAAACGCGCCCGCCCGCCCGCGCCATGCTCAAAAACGACACCGTCTCCGCCGTCCGCAGACCGTGGCGGCCCGCCAGTTCACCCCAGCTCTTCGCCGGGGGATGGCTGGCGCCCAGCACCACGTCGGCGCCCAGCAGGGCACTGGCCTGGTGCACCAGGGCCTGGCCGATGCGGTCGGTGAAAAAACTCACCGAGGCCACGCTGGCCACGGCGATCAGCAGCGCCACCGCCAGCACCTGCAACTCACCGGCGCGCCAGTCCCGCCGCAGCAGGCGCCAGGCGTAACGCGGCGCCTTCATGACAGGGCCCGCACGCGCCCGCTGTCCAGCTCCAGCCGGCGGGGGCAGCGCCGGGCCAGGCCGCTATCGTGGGTCACCAGCACCAGGGTGATGCCCTGTTCGCGGTTGAACTCGAACAACAAATCGACGATGCGCCCCCCCGTGCGGCTGTCCAGATTGCCGGTGGGCTCATCGGCGAACAAGACGCGGGGCCCGGCGGCGAAGGCGCGGGCGATGGCCACCCGCTGCTGCTCGCCCCCTGAGAGCTGGCTGGGATAGTGCTGCAGCCGCGCCGTCAGGCCCACCCGCTCCAGCCAATGGCGGGCGGCCGC
The nucleotide sequence above comes from Gammaproteobacteria bacterium. Encoded proteins:
- the ilvC gene encoding ketol-acid reductoisomerase; amino-acid sequence: MKIYYDKHADLSLIQGKQVAVLGYGSQGHAHALNLKDSGVKVVVGLRPGSASAEKARNEGLTVQSVADAVKGADVLMVLVPDEHQARLYRDEIEPQLKQGAALAFAHGFNIHFEQIAPRPDLDVIMIAPKAPGHTVRSEFVKGGGIPDLIAVYQNASGQAKDIALSYASAIGGGRTGIIETTFREETETDLFGEQAVLCGGATALVQAGFETLVEAGYPAEMAYFECLHELKLIVDLMYEGGIANMRYSISNTAEYGDVTRGPRIVTEQTKAEMKKILAEIQSGEFAREFILENQAGAPKLKALRRIGREHPIEEVGARLREMMPWISANKLVDRSKN
- the ilvN gene encoding acetolactate synthase small subunit, which gives rise to MRHIISILLENEAGALSRVAGLFSARGYNIQSLTVAPTEDPSLSRMTLVTTGSDDIVEQITKQLNKLVDVVKLSDLTGGAHIEREMMLVKLQAAGDMRAELKRLADIFRGHIIDVTASTYTVELTGPGDKLDAFLEAVPPTSILETVRSGVSGIARGEKSLHL
- a CDS encoding acetolactate synthase 3 large subunit; amino-acid sequence: MELTGAEIVVRSLRDEGVDYVFGYPGGAVLHIYDAFFKQDEVKHVLVRHEQGATHAADGYARATGRPGVVLVTSGPGATNAVTGIATAYMDSIPMVVLTGQVPTPLIGNDAFQEVDNVGITRPCVKHNFLVKDVTELALTIKKAFYIATTGRPGPVLVDIPKDVTAAKTAYHYPETVAIRSYNPTVKGHPGQIKRAVDLMLSAKRPMVYTGGGVVLDNAAAPLAGMIRRLNFPITNTLMGLGGYPATDRQFLGMLGMHGTYEANMAMHHCDVLLAIGARFDDRVTGNIEKFCPTAKIIHVDIDPSSISKNVKVDVPIVGSVSTVLHDMMDALNERGGRPDAAALEEWWQQIEQWRGMNCLKYERSDEVIKPQYVLEKLYEISGGNAFVTSDVGQHQMWTAQYYKFDKPRRWINSGGLGTMGFGLPAAMGVQLAHPDELVCCVTGEGSIQMCIQELSTCLQHRLPLKVINLNNRYLGMVRQWQEFFYQGRYAMSYMDALPDFVKLAEAYGHVGMRVDQPGDVEGALQEALALKERLVFMDFITDQTENVYPMIPAGAGLNEMILV
- a CDS encoding FtsX-like permease family protein, whose protein sequence is MKAPRYAWRLLRRDWRAGELQVLAVALLIAVASVASVSFFTDRIGQALVHQASALLGADVVLGASHPPAKSWGELAGRHGLRTAETVSFLSMARAGGRVLLADIKAVSPGYPLRGELRIAPARFAPDHLATTLPAPGTAWADARLVGELGVRVGEVVQVGQSRFTLAAVLSHEPDRGGALFNIAPRLMIARADLAATGLVVPGSRVQYRFLVAGEEAAVRAFRAEVGAQLEAGERLESVEDARPEMRTALSRARQFLGLAALVSVILAGVAIAVATHRFVLRRLDSCAVLRCLGAGQDQILAIYGWQLLWLGLLASGLGVVLGYLAHWALVDVLGALAATTLPPPSPWPVLAGMGVGLVTLFGSALPPLLHLRRVSPLRVLRRDLGAPPLLTRGSYVLGLLVLFALMVWQAGDMTLGMAVLVGMVATVAALALSALGLLSLLRALGRRLHGAWRLGMMNMSRRGASATVQVVAVGLGLMALLLLAVVRVELMAAWAESLPPDAHNRFLVNIQPQQVAALGDFFVARGRERPRFYPMIRGRFVALNSVTVSPESYAGEQARRLVAREFNLSWAAGLKEDNTITAGRWWTGADTGRPLVSVEAGLAKTLGLNLGDEMTFEIAGEPWSATVASLRKVEWDSMQANFFVLAPPGALDGFPATYITSFYLPLEDYDFLGRLVAAFPNVTVIDVAAIIEQVRRVIARVSTALEYVFGFTLLAGLTVLFAALQATLDQRLRETALLRTLGASRRVLQGAMVAEFAAVGALAGGLAATAAALIGAVLAEQVFKFSYQADALLWLAGLGGGALAVVLAGAVGTRGVLQRPPWQTLQRVLAP